CCCGCTGGCCGAACTATCGCCGGAAATGGCCGAACTGCTGGGCAAGGTGCCCAAGCGCCCCGGCCGCCCGGTGCAGGAGCAGGTGCAGATCCGCCGTCCGGGCCGCGCGCCGCTGACCCTGCTGGTCCGCATCGTGGCCGAGGTGTCGGGGGGCGACGTGCGCGGCTATGTCATGACCTTCGACGACATCACCGAGCTGGTGTCGGCGCAGCGCAAGGCCGCGTGGGCCGACGTGGCCCGCCGCATCGCGCATGAGATCAAGAACCCCCTGACCCCCATCCAGTTGTCGGCGGAACGGCTGCGGCGCAAATACCTGAAGGAGATCTCCAGCGACACGGAGGTCTTCACCATGTGCACCGACACCATCGTGCGGCAGGTGGACGACATCCGCCGCATGGTGGACGAATTCTCCGCCTTCGCCCGCATGCCGCAGCCGGTGATGAAGCCGGTGAACCTCAACGACCTGATGCGGCAGGCGGTGTTCCTCCAGACCAGCGCTCACCACGGCAAGGTCCGCTTCGAGGTGGATCTGCCCGAAGGGCCGCTGACCGTGCCCTGCGACAGCCGCCAGATTTCCCAGGCGCTGACCAACCTGTTGCAGAACGCGGTGGACGCCATCGAGGGCCGCCCCGCCCCCCCCGCGGGGGAGGAACTGCCCCCCGGCCACGTCGCCGCCCGCATCACCGTCACCCCCGACCGGGTGGCGATGGTGGTGGAGGACAACGGCAAGGGGCTGCCGGGCGACGAACGGCACCGTCTGACCGAACCCTATGTGACCACGCGGGCCAAAGGCACCGGCCTCGGCCTCGCCATCGTCAAGAAGATCATGGAAGACCACGGCGGCGAAATCACCCTCGAAGACCGCGAGGGTGGCGGCGCCCGCGTCAGCCTGATCATTCCCATAGCCGACCCGGCCGGCACGGCGGCCGCCACCGGCGATAACAGTCCGGCCCAAGCCGGCGGTGAACAGAGGCAGGCAGCCCATGGCGCATGACATTCTGATCGTCGATGACGAAGCCGATATCCGCATGCTGATTGCGGGTATCCTGAACGACGAGGGCATGAAGACCCGCGAGGCCGCGGACGCCGATCAGGCATTCGCCCAGGTGGCGGCGCGGCGGCCCAGCCTCGTGGTCCTCGACATCTGGCTTCAGGGCAGCCGCCTGGACGGGCTGGGCATTCTGGAAACCCTGAAACGGGACAATCCCAACCTGCCGGTCATCATGATTTCCGGCCACGGCACCATCGAAACCGCGGTCAACGCCATCAAGGTCGGCGCCTACGACTTCATCGAGAAGCCGTTCAAGGCCGACCGCCTGATCCTGATGGTCGAACGCGCCATCGAAGCGGCCCGCCTGAAGCGCGAGAACGAGGAACTGAAGCTCCGTGCCGGCGGGGAGGTCGAGTTGATCGGCCGCTCCCCCGCCGTCAATCAGGTGCGGCAGTCCATCGACAAGGTGGCCCCCACCGGCAGCCGCGTGCTCATCACCGGTCTGGCCGGCTCGGGCAAGGAGGTGGTGGCCCGCCTGATCCACGCCCATTCCCGCCGCAACACCGGCCCGTTCGTCGGGCTGAACTGCGCCACCATGCGCCCCGACCGCCTGGAGATGGAGTTGTTCGGCACCGAGGCCGGGGTGGACGGCGGTGCCCGCAAGATCGGCACCTTCGAACAGGCCCACGGCGGCACCCTGCTGCTGGACGAGGTGGCCGACATGCCGCTGGAAACCCAGGGCAAGATCGTCCGCGCGCTGCAGGAACAGACCTTCGAGCGCGTGGGCGGCGGCAGCCGGGTGGAGGTGGACGTGCGCGTCATCGCCACCTCCAACCGCGACCTGCAGGCGGAAATCGAGCTGGGCCGCTTCCGCCAGGATCTGTTCTACCGTCTGGCCGTGGTGCCCATCCGCGTGCCGTCGCTGGCCGAACGGCGGGAGGACATCCCGCTGCTGGCCCGCCACTTCATGCAGCGCTCGTCGGAGGCCGGCGGCCTTCCCCCGCGGGAATTCGGCGAGGACGCCATGGCGGCGCTGCAGGCCTATGA
This DNA window, taken from Azospirillum fermentarium, encodes the following:
- the ntrX gene encoding nitrogen assimilation response regulator NtrX, with amino-acid sequence MAHDILIVDDEADIRMLIAGILNDEGMKTREAADADQAFAQVAARRPSLVVLDIWLQGSRLDGLGILETLKRDNPNLPVIMISGHGTIETAVNAIKVGAYDFIEKPFKADRLILMVERAIEAARLKRENEELKLRAGGEVELIGRSPAVNQVRQSIDKVAPTGSRVLITGLAGSGKEVVARLIHAHSRRNTGPFVGLNCATMRPDRLEMELFGTEAGVDGGARKIGTFEQAHGGTLLLDEVADMPLETQGKIVRALQEQTFERVGGGSRVEVDVRVIATSNRDLQAEIELGRFRQDLFYRLAVVPIRVPSLAERREDIPLLARHFMQRSSEAGGLPPREFGEDAMAALQAYDWPGNVRQLRNVVDWLLIMAQGDPKEPIRADMLPPEIGAITPTVLKWDKGGEIMGLPLREAREVFEREYLLAQVTRFGGNISRTAAFVGMERSALHRKLKSLGVHGSEKGKPFID